A window of the Radiobacillus deserti genome harbors these coding sequences:
- a CDS encoding sensor histidine kinase, which yields MFELMLTMLERLGIIVMIAFILTRFRFFRQMIHADQLGKKQQYLAILFFGFFGIIGTYSGLTFSPDSFQFDRWANNLSYNEALANSRVIGVVIAGLLGGYKVGIGAGLIAGIHRFSLGGFTGFACGFSAVIAGLISGALHRKNKHVSPKKAFLVGASAEAIQMMIILLVARPFNQAYDLVQGIGIPMILANGIGSAIFLLIVQSVLNEEEKMGALQAQKALRLAESTVSFLRKGLNPDSAKGVCRILLQEVEASAISITDTKQILSHVGLADDHHKCHSPIQTDVTRTVIEKGTLVVAKHEDIRCREEDCPLSAVIVAPLKQRGETIGTLKFYFRSEKEITDVVIQLMKGLSSLLSNQLDISEADRAFELAKEAEIRALQAQISPHFLFNSLNIIVSLIRTNPNKARKLLVSLSHFLRQNIRGTTSTLTTLEQELKHVRAYLHIEEARFVDRLTVDYDIEDRLLRHKVPPLLLQPIVENAVKHGIKDREIDCQIHISIQSTPNGKTKISVRDNGDGMDVRKQGHICKEFYEESESTGIGLYNVNRRLQMMYGEESLLVIKSEPMKGTEVTFEI from the coding sequence ATGTTTGAACTGATGCTTACGATGTTAGAACGACTAGGCATCATTGTTATGATTGCGTTTATTTTGACGCGGTTTCGTTTTTTTAGACAAATGATTCATGCTGATCAATTAGGAAAGAAGCAACAGTATCTTGCTATTCTATTCTTTGGCTTTTTCGGAATTATTGGTACCTACTCAGGATTAACATTCAGTCCCGACTCCTTTCAGTTTGACCGTTGGGCTAATAACCTCTCTTATAATGAAGCATTAGCAAACTCCCGCGTTATTGGGGTTGTCATAGCTGGATTGCTAGGGGGATATAAAGTCGGAATAGGAGCAGGGTTGATAGCAGGCATCCACCGTTTTAGCTTAGGTGGATTTACCGGATTTGCTTGTGGATTTTCTGCAGTCATCGCTGGATTGATTTCTGGTGCCTTGCATCGTAAAAATAAACACGTATCGCCAAAGAAAGCGTTCCTTGTTGGTGCTTCAGCAGAAGCTATCCAAATGATGATCATCTTATTAGTTGCTCGACCTTTTAATCAGGCATATGATCTTGTACAAGGGATTGGAATTCCTATGATTTTAGCCAATGGAATAGGCTCTGCCATCTTCTTACTTATTGTACAAAGTGTATTGAATGAGGAAGAAAAAATGGGTGCACTTCAAGCACAAAAGGCACTTCGACTAGCTGAAAGCACGGTTTCCTTCTTAAGAAAAGGATTAAATCCAGATTCAGCAAAAGGAGTTTGTAGAATCTTGTTACAGGAAGTAGAAGCAAGTGCTATTTCCATTACCGATACGAAGCAAATATTATCCCATGTTGGTCTAGCGGATGATCACCATAAGTGTCACTCCCCGATTCAGACCGATGTCACTCGGACCGTAATAGAAAAAGGAACCTTAGTTGTAGCCAAGCATGAAGATATTCGTTGTAGAGAAGAGGATTGCCCTCTATCTGCCGTCATCGTTGCTCCGTTGAAACAACGAGGCGAGACGATAGGTACACTAAAATTTTATTTTCGTTCGGAGAAAGAAATAACGGATGTTGTCATCCAGTTGATGAAAGGGTTAAGCTCATTATTATCCAATCAATTAGATATATCAGAGGCTGATCGTGCCTTTGAATTAGCGAAAGAAGCTGAAATACGAGCATTACAAGCACAAATAAGTCCTCATTTTTTATTTAACAGTTTAAACATTATCGTATCCTTAATTCGCACGAATCCAAACAAAGCTCGAAAATTACTGGTCTCCTTATCCCACTTTTTAAGGCAAAACATACGAGGAACCACTTCTACCTTAACTACTTTGGAGCAAGAATTGAAACATGTCCGAGCCTATCTCCATATTGAAGAGGCACGCTTTGTCGACCGTTTGACTGTAGATTATGACATAGAAGATCGTTTACTTCGTCATAAAGTTCCACCACTTCTATTACAGCCGATTGTGGAAAATGCCGTAAAGCATGGAATTAAGGATCGAGAAATAGACTGTCAAATACACATTTCCATCCAATCTACCCCAAACGGCAAAACCAAAATATCGGTACGAGACAACGGAGATGGAATGGACGTTCGAAAACAGGGGCACATTTGCAAGGAATTCTATGAGGAATCTGAAAGTACTGGAATTGGCTTATATAATGTCAATCGCAGGCTTCAAATGATGTATGGCGAAGAATCTCTACTCGTCATAAAAAGCGAACCTATGAAAGGAACAGAAGTTACATTTGAAATATAA
- a CDS encoding YnfA family protein, protein MIHAIILFVLAGIAEIGGGYLVWLWLRESKPFYWGFAGGLSLALYGIIATFQSFPSFGRVYAAYGGVFIVLSVLWGWGIDRKTPDLYDWLGAGICLIGVAIMLLPRS, encoded by the coding sequence ATGATTCATGCGATCATACTATTTGTGCTAGCAGGTATAGCCGAAATTGGCGGCGGTTATCTAGTTTGGTTATGGTTGAGAGAAAGTAAGCCTTTTTATTGGGGATTCGCTGGCGGTCTGTCATTAGCCCTTTATGGTATAATTGCTACGTTCCAGTCCTTTCCGTCATTCGGTAGGGTGTATGCTGCTTACGGTGGTGTGTTTATTGTGCTCTCCGTTTTGTGGGGATGGGGTATAGATAGAAAAACACCGGATCTATATGATTGGCTTGGAGCTGGGATATGCTTAATTGGTGTTGCAATTATGTTATTACCCCGCTCCTAA
- a CDS encoding potassium channel family protein — protein sequence MNLQQLWHFYFRIPLLYRLFLTVIILMFLFGVLIHFVEPESFPTIFDGVWWAFVTGSTVGYGDYVPLSTIGRMMAILLILAGGGLVTFYMATVSAKTVNLEHDFSKGKVKYNGKAHIIFVGWNERTKQLLHQVQERHSEQSIVLIDQTLGSIPDQDYNIHFIRGDATEDETLRKANIKEANCVVITSDPSKNEREADQQSILTTVAIRGNNPNVTIITEILTKDQTINATRAGADSVIRSNDFMSTLFYHELFRDEPVEPFDLILELFSNQQFKEVELPKHLEGKTFLDTSDYLVASEQILVGIRRNGELIINPPFQKIIAAEDTLIVLSKLD from the coding sequence GTGAACTTACAGCAATTATGGCATTTCTATTTTAGAATTCCATTATTATATCGTTTGTTTTTAACTGTGATTATACTTATGTTCTTATTCGGTGTCCTTATACATTTTGTAGAGCCTGAAAGCTTTCCTACTATTTTTGATGGGGTTTGGTGGGCTTTCGTAACTGGTTCTACTGTCGGATACGGAGATTATGTACCATTAAGCACCATTGGTCGTATGATGGCCATCTTACTCATCCTAGCTGGTGGCGGTCTCGTTACATTCTACATGGCGACTGTATCAGCCAAAACCGTGAATCTAGAGCATGACTTTTCTAAAGGAAAAGTAAAATATAATGGGAAAGCTCACATTATATTTGTGGGCTGGAATGAAAGAACGAAGCAATTACTTCACCAGGTTCAAGAGAGACACAGTGAGCAATCCATCGTTCTGATTGATCAAACGTTAGGTAGCATTCCTGATCAGGACTATAATATTCATTTTATCAGAGGAGATGCCACGGAGGATGAAACATTAAGGAAGGCAAATATAAAAGAAGCGAACTGTGTCGTCATTACCTCCGATCCTTCGAAAAATGAACGAGAGGCGGATCAACAAAGTATCCTGACGACTGTGGCTATTCGAGGAAATAATCCAAACGTCACAATTATTACCGAAATTCTTACGAAAGACCAAACCATCAATGCGACAAGAGCAGGTGCAGACTCTGTGATTCGATCAAACGACTTTATGAGCACACTCTTTTACCATGAACTTTTTCGTGATGAGCCCGTTGAACCATTTGATTTAATTTTAGAATTGTTTTCTAACCAACAATTTAAAGAAGTAGAGCTACCAAAACATCTAGAAGGTAAAACATTTCTAGATACATCGGATTATTTAGTAGCTTCCGAGCAAATCTTGGTTGGTATAAGAAGAAATGGAGAGCTAATTATCAACCCTCCATTCCAAAAAATTATTGCTGCTGAAGATACATTGATTGTTCTGTCGAAATTAGACTAG
- a CDS encoding glucose-6-phosphate isomerase — protein MSYIRFEYEKAITFFEKHELDYLQEPVKLAHQQLHTKSGAGNDFLGWLDLPKDYDKEEFDRIKQAAQKIQSDSDVLLVIGIGGSYLGARAALDMLNHSFYNVLPKDKRGFPQVLFVGNSISAPYMNDLLEVLEGKNVSINVISKSGTTTEPAIAFRVFRKFLEEKYGKEEAKKRIYATTDKAKGALKTLATEEGYESFVIPDDVGGRFSVLTAVGLLPIAASGIDIDAMMEGAQKAREELSSENLFENPAYQYAAVRNVLYNKGKTIEMLVNYEPALQYFSEWWKQLYGESEGKDQKGIFPASANFSTDLHSMGQYIQDGRRDLFETVLHVEEPKSNLTLEKEDQDLDGLNYLAGKTVDEVNQKAYQGTMLAHTDGQVPNLIVHLPKLDAYTFGYAVYFFEKACAVSGYLLGVNPFDQPGVEAYKKNMFALLGKPGFEEEKAKLEQRLK, from the coding sequence ATGAGTTATATTCGCTTCGAGTATGAGAAAGCTATAACTTTCTTTGAAAAGCACGAATTAGACTATTTACAAGAGCCTGTTAAGCTTGCTCATCAACAGTTACATACTAAATCAGGTGCAGGAAATGACTTTCTGGGCTGGTTAGATTTACCGAAAGATTATGATAAAGAAGAGTTCGATCGAATTAAGCAAGCAGCTCAAAAAATCCAATCAGATTCTGATGTGTTGCTTGTCATCGGTATTGGAGGATCTTATTTAGGAGCAAGAGCTGCGCTTGACATGTTAAACCATTCTTTCTATAACGTACTTCCCAAAGATAAAAGAGGCTTTCCTCAAGTGTTATTTGTAGGGAATAGTATAAGTGCACCATACATGAACGACTTATTAGAAGTATTAGAAGGAAAGAATGTATCTATTAATGTTATTTCGAAAAGTGGTACAACAACTGAGCCAGCTATTGCTTTTCGCGTATTCCGTAAGTTTCTTGAAGAGAAATATGGGAAAGAAGAGGCGAAGAAAAGAATCTATGCCACAACAGATAAAGCAAAAGGTGCATTAAAAACATTAGCAACAGAAGAAGGCTATGAATCCTTTGTTATTCCAGACGATGTAGGTGGCCGTTTCTCTGTGCTGACTGCAGTAGGTCTTCTACCAATAGCGGCGAGTGGGATTGATATTGACGCTATGATGGAAGGCGCTCAAAAGGCTCGTGAGGAGCTAAGCTCTGAAAACCTTTTTGAAAATCCTGCTTATCAATACGCAGCGGTTCGAAACGTTTTGTATAATAAAGGAAAAACGATTGAAATGCTAGTGAATTATGAGCCAGCACTTCAATATTTCTCTGAATGGTGGAAACAATTATATGGAGAAAGCGAAGGGAAAGATCAAAAGGGTATTTTCCCGGCTTCTGCAAATTTCTCAACGGATTTGCATTCCATGGGGCAATACATTCAAGATGGTAGAAGAGATCTATTTGAAACAGTTTTACATGTGGAAGAACCGAAATCTAATCTTACACTAGAGAAAGAGGACCAAGATCTTGATGGTCTAAATTATTTAGCCGGTAAGACCGTGGATGAAGTCAACCAAAAGGCATACCAAGGTACAATGCTTGCTCATACAGATGGTCAAGTTCCAAACCTAATCGTTCATCTCCCGAAGCTAGATGCTTACACATTTGGATATGCCGTATATTTCTTTGAAAAAGCATGTGCGGTAAGTGGCTACCTCCTAGGTGTAAATCCGTTTGATCAGCCAGGAGTAGAAGCGTATAAGAAGAACATGTTCGCTTTATTGGGAAAACCTGGATTTGAAGAAGAAAAAGCAAAATTAGAACAAAGATTGAAATAA
- the yugI gene encoding S1 domain-containing post-transcriptional regulator GSP13, whose amino-acid sequence MTENFKEGQVVEGKVTGIQPYGAFVALNDEVQGLVHISEVTHGYVKDVNEFLSVGQDVTVKILNIDEEKNKYSLSIRATQEAPKQVEKKQAPKQRGKATPQQEAQPAGFNTLKDKLEEWIEQSSERENTFKQ is encoded by the coding sequence ATGACAGAAAATTTCAAAGAAGGTCAAGTAGTAGAAGGGAAAGTAACAGGGATTCAGCCGTACGGAGCATTTGTTGCGTTAAATGATGAGGTGCAAGGTCTTGTACATATTTCTGAGGTCACACACGGATATGTAAAAGACGTAAATGAATTTTTATCTGTAGGGCAAGATGTTACAGTGAAAATTTTAAATATTGATGAAGAAAAGAACAAGTATTCTTTATCTATTCGTGCGACACAAGAAGCACCAAAGCAAGTGGAGAAAAAACAAGCTCCTAAACAACGAGGAAAAGCTACACCACAACAAGAAGCACAGCCAGCAGGATTCAACACATTAAAAGATAAACTGGAAGAATGGATTGAACAATCCTCAGAAAGAGAAAATACATTCAAGCAATAA
- a CDS encoding DmpA family aminopeptidase has protein sequence MKKQKRIREYGIHIGEMTVGPKNSITDVDGVTVGQVTLSNQDTQTGVTAVLPHQGNIFQEKVLASTHVINGFGKTTGSIQVTELGTIETPIILTNTLSVGLAADALIDYMLEQNPKIGQTTGTVNPVVGECNDMFLNSIRAKKIKKDHIFQAIHTASSTVEEGTVGAGTGMLCYSLKGGVGTSSRIMELDHGTYTLGVLVVTNFGILHDLTIQGNQIGKALKEKILPSWEEKDKGSIMMVVATDLPVSERQLNRILKRTSTGLARTGSIITNGSGEIAIGFTTANKVSHQKTGKISSLQTIHEEEIDEAFRAVGEATEEAVINSLITATAVTGRDGNKRPALKDLLKSFQIPL, from the coding sequence ATGAAGAAACAAAAAAGAATAAGAGAGTATGGAATACATATCGGCGAAATGACTGTTGGCCCTAAAAACAGTATTACGGACGTAGATGGAGTAACAGTCGGACAGGTTACCTTAAGTAATCAAGATACACAGACAGGAGTTACCGCCGTTCTTCCACACCAAGGGAATATTTTTCAGGAAAAAGTGTTAGCTTCTACTCATGTCATAAATGGGTTTGGAAAAACCACTGGCTCCATCCAGGTCACCGAGCTTGGTACCATCGAAACACCTATTATTCTGACGAATACATTAAGTGTTGGCTTGGCAGCCGATGCATTGATTGATTACATGTTGGAGCAAAATCCGAAAATTGGACAAACAACAGGGACAGTGAATCCCGTTGTAGGGGAATGTAATGATATGTTTTTAAACAGCATACGCGCCAAAAAAATCAAAAAGGATCATATCTTCCAAGCGATACATACGGCTTCTTCCACTGTTGAAGAAGGAACAGTTGGTGCAGGTACTGGAATGCTATGCTACTCATTAAAAGGTGGCGTCGGAACTTCCTCCCGAATAATGGAATTAGATCACGGGACTTATACACTCGGTGTTCTAGTCGTTACGAATTTTGGAATTTTACATGATTTAACGATCCAAGGAAACCAAATTGGAAAAGCATTAAAAGAAAAAATACTACCATCCTGGGAAGAAAAAGATAAAGGGTCTATTATGATGGTCGTTGCAACGGATTTACCTGTATCCGAACGCCAACTAAATCGAATTCTAAAACGAACAAGTACAGGACTCGCACGGACTGGTTCCATCATCACAAACGGAAGTGGTGAAATTGCAATTGGATTTACTACTGCTAACAAAGTTTCTCATCAAAAAACAGGGAAAATCTCTTCACTCCAAACTATTCATGAAGAAGAAATCGATGAAGCATTTCGCGCGGTCGGGGAAGCAACGGAAGAAGCCGTAATAAATTCGTTAATTACCGCTACTGCAGTGACGGGAAGAGACGGAAATAAACGTCCCGCCTTAAAAGACTTGCTGAAGTCGTTTCAGATTCCCTTATAA
- a CDS encoding DUF378 domain-containing protein, producing MGFIKRLALLLVIVGAINWGLVGLFQFDLVAAIFGGGEQSGAFARIIYTLVGISGLLALPLLFRTSEETATQREARLER from the coding sequence ATGGGCTTTATCAAACGTCTTGCACTATTGTTAGTTATTGTCGGAGCTATCAATTGGGGTCTAGTCGGACTTTTCCAATTTGACTTAGTTGCCGCAATCTTTGGTGGTGGAGAACAGAGTGGAGCGTTTGCCCGCATCATCTATACGTTAGTTGGGATTAGTGGGCTATTAGCTTTACCATTGCTTTTCAGAACTTCAGAAGAAACCGCTACGCAAAGAGAAGCAAGATTAGAACGATAA
- a CDS encoding LytR/AlgR family response regulator transcription factor, with protein MRSTISVLIVDDERYSREELSHLLSTYPPIRIVGEAESGDQCITKAIELQPDVIFLDIEMPKRNGMDTASMLKELKKTPLIVFATAYPDFAVEAFRQEAVDYLVKPFDPQELDETVQRLERYLLSKQEELAGQTPFKLAIEGEEIVYLNPHNILFIYRDNRVSKIVVAGKEYETKTPLKELEARLKEYSFFRIHKSYLVNLNHVSRLIPWFNGAYQLEMDGTEELLSVSRNYVKALRAQLEL; from the coding sequence ATGAGATCCACAATTTCGGTACTCATCGTGGATGATGAACGGTATAGTAGGGAAGAATTATCTCATCTTTTATCGACATATCCGCCAATACGTATTGTTGGGGAAGCGGAGTCCGGAGACCAATGTATTACAAAAGCGATTGAACTCCAACCAGATGTCATTTTTTTAGACATTGAAATGCCTAAAAGAAACGGAATGGACACCGCTAGTATGCTAAAAGAATTAAAGAAAACACCACTCATTGTGTTTGCTACTGCATATCCAGATTTTGCTGTGGAAGCATTTAGGCAAGAAGCAGTAGATTATCTCGTAAAACCATTTGACCCGCAAGAGCTAGATGAAACGGTACAGCGTTTAGAACGCTATTTACTTAGCAAACAAGAGGAATTAGCTGGACAAACTCCATTTAAGTTAGCCATAGAGGGAGAAGAAATTGTCTATCTAAATCCTCATAATATATTGTTCATTTATCGAGATAATCGAGTATCAAAAATCGTAGTAGCTGGCAAAGAATATGAAACCAAAACTCCTTTAAAAGAGCTGGAAGCAAGACTCAAGGAGTACTCCTTTTTCCGAATTCATAAAAGCTATCTCGTAAACTTAAATCATGTGTCAAGGCTCATTCCATGGTTTAACGGCGCTTATCAGTTAGAAATGGATGGCACTGAAGAACTACTTTCGGTCAGCCGAAACTATGTCAAAGCATTACGAGCTCAGCTTGAGCTATAA
- a CDS encoding thioredoxin family protein: protein MSLENWYNKGKEPDDFIESMNTHKEDLLKVYDEFELPQDREFFESLKQQNLRAIVLTEDWCGDAMMNIPILLRIAEQANIEVRILERDQNLELMDQYLTNGKSRSIPIFIFINQSGDEVAKWGPRAPKIQAFVDDSTSKLPKKDAEDFKEKQQEMFTFITKAYRDNKDFWAEVYRSLKETISSV from the coding sequence ATGTCACTAGAGAATTGGTATAATAAAGGAAAAGAACCAGATGATTTCATAGAATCCATGAATACTCATAAAGAAGACCTATTAAAAGTATATGATGAATTTGAACTGCCTCAGGATAGGGAATTTTTCGAGTCCCTAAAACAGCAAAATTTAAGAGCAATTGTGCTAACTGAGGATTGGTGTGGGGACGCCATGATGAATATTCCGATCCTTCTTCGTATTGCTGAGCAAGCTAATATAGAAGTGCGAATTCTCGAAAGAGATCAGAATCTCGAACTAATGGATCAATACTTAACGAACGGGAAATCACGTTCAATACCCATCTTTATTTTTATCAATCAATCCGGCGATGAAGTAGCAAAATGGGGACCACGTGCACCAAAAATACAAGCCTTTGTCGACGATTCAACCTCTAAATTACCGAAAAAAGATGCGGAGGATTTTAAAGAAAAGCAACAAGAAATGTTTACTTTTATTACGAAAGCCTATCGAGATAACAAGGATTTTTGGGCAGAAGTGTATCGGAGTTTAAAAGAAACAATCTCATCTGTCTAA
- a CDS encoding carbon starvation CstA family protein, translating into MFTFIAGILLLIIGYFTYGKVVERVFGVNHQRQTPAFSHSDGVDYLPMNQKKNSLVQLLNIAGVGPIFGPIMGALYGPVAFLWIVFGCIFAGAVHDYLTGMISIRNHGAHLPELAGKFLGKVMKHVVNGFAVLLLLLVGTVFVTAPADLLNNLMGGWASLGLILAAIFIYYILATLLPIDKIIGRFYPIFGALLLISAIGVGITLIFTGAPIPELSFTNLHPDNAPIFPLLFLTISCGALSGFHATQTPIISRTTENEKQGRFIFYGMMIAEGIIAMIWAAAAMSMFNGSAGLNEILASGGPGAVVTEVSTTLLGAIGGTLAVLGVIVLPITSGDTAFRSARMIIADYLNVTQKKTLNRLWIALPMFAISFLLTRIDFTLLWRYFSWANQSTAVIALWVGAMYLYIAKKNYYIPMIPGIFMTMATFTYILNAQIGFGLSLPISYMGAGIITVVITLTFFRGAKKAQEAQIPLDDEVPFVA; encoded by the coding sequence ATGTTTACGTTTATTGCCGGAATATTACTTCTTATAATTGGTTATTTTACGTATGGAAAAGTTGTAGAACGAGTATTTGGGGTTAATCATCAGCGTCAAACCCCTGCCTTCAGCCATTCCGATGGTGTGGACTATCTTCCGATGAACCAAAAGAAAAATTCACTTGTTCAGCTATTGAACATTGCTGGAGTCGGCCCCATCTTCGGTCCAATTATGGGAGCGCTTTACGGTCCTGTCGCCTTCCTGTGGATCGTGTTTGGCTGTATTTTTGCTGGAGCCGTTCATGATTATTTAACTGGTATGATATCGATTCGAAACCATGGCGCCCATTTGCCAGAACTAGCCGGGAAATTTTTAGGAAAAGTAATGAAGCACGTTGTAAATGGATTTGCTGTTTTGCTTCTACTTTTAGTAGGTACGGTGTTCGTTACCGCACCAGCTGATTTATTAAACAACTTAATGGGCGGTTGGGCATCCTTGGGGCTAATATTAGCAGCAATTTTCATCTATTACATCTTAGCTACTTTACTTCCAATTGATAAAATCATTGGTCGCTTTTACCCAATTTTCGGAGCATTATTATTAATTTCCGCGATTGGAGTTGGAATTACCTTAATCTTTACAGGCGCTCCAATACCAGAGCTATCTTTTACAAATTTACATCCTGATAATGCCCCAATTTTCCCACTACTATTTTTAACAATCTCCTGCGGTGCATTATCTGGATTCCATGCAACCCAAACTCCAATTATTTCTCGTACAACGGAAAATGAAAAGCAAGGTCGCTTCATTTTTTACGGGATGATGATTGCAGAAGGTATTATCGCGATGATTTGGGCAGCTGCTGCCATGAGCATGTTTAACGGATCTGCTGGATTAAACGAAATACTGGCAAGCGGTGGTCCAGGTGCGGTTGTAACGGAAGTATCCACGACATTGTTAGGGGCGATAGGTGGAACGCTCGCTGTTCTCGGAGTTATCGTTTTGCCGATTACTTCTGGGGATACGGCATTCCGTAGTGCTCGAATGATTATTGCAGATTATCTGAACGTAACCCAAAAGAAAACGCTAAACCGTTTATGGATTGCGTTACCGATGTTTGCTATTTCGTTTCTACTAACCCGAATTGATTTTACCTTGTTATGGAGATATTTCTCTTGGGCAAACCAATCTACCGCTGTTATTGCTTTATGGGTTGGCGCCATGTATTTGTATATCGCCAAGAAGAATTACTATATCCCAATGATTCCGGGTATATTCATGACAATGGCTACATTCACGTATATATTAAACGCCCAAATCGGATTTGGCCTCTCCTTACCAATATCCTATATGGGAGCAGGCATTATAACCGTTGTCATCACATTAACCTTCTTCCGAGGAGCTAAAAAGGCACAAGAAGCACAAATACCATTGGACGACGAGGTTCCGTTTGTAGCGTAA
- a CDS encoding YugN-like family protein, protein MIPIASSLENKVFSLYELEKQLKPLGYVIGGNWDYDEGAFDYQMADEDGYEYLRIPFKVESGMLDSPGATVRLGSPFVLAHIYQDGVDDHADNGALQGMINQFQSPVDSDADISEKYVNRGKKLIKQLENMLV, encoded by the coding sequence ATGATTCCGATAGCCTCGAGTCTTGAAAATAAAGTATTTTCTCTTTATGAACTAGAAAAACAACTCAAGCCACTTGGATATGTGATTGGTGGAAATTGGGATTACGACGAAGGAGCTTTTGATTATCAAATGGCAGACGAGGATGGTTACGAATATCTCCGTATTCCTTTTAAAGTGGAATCAGGGATGTTAGATTCACCTGGAGCAACCGTTCGGTTAGGGAGTCCGTTTGTATTAGCTCATATTTATCAGGATGGAGTAGATGACCATGCAGATAACGGAGCTCTACAAGGGATGATTAATCAGTTTCAATCCCCTGTTGACTCAGATGCAGACATTTCTGAAAAATACGTCAACAGAGGGAAGAAACTCATCAAACAATTAGAGAACATGCTAGTCTAA
- a CDS encoding MalY/PatB family protein, translating to MGTFEKVVNRKNTKSVKWDMVKKLYGSNEVIPMWVADMDFPVPNAVTETLSERVSHQIYGYTLTDANVNQSVMNWVKRRHQWDIDENWIVYSPGVITTLHLAVQAYTEPGDAILIQTPVYAPFYDLVNLHDRKLLTNPLELRSGKYEINFNHLETQFQKGVKAFILSNPHNPVGRVWTKEELTRMAKLCEQYDVLILSDEIHADLIHQPNSHIPIASLCQEIANRTITCMSPTKTFNLAGLRISFAIISNKEKKLLLKKQFKKQGLGILNTMGILALEAAYQEGEEWLEELLEVLDTNISLVRDAFSTRDEITLIEPEGTYLLWLDCRAMRLSQKELKQFMQEDAKVGLNDGIEFGKEGEGFMRINVACPTETLHLGLNRILEALHKRAL from the coding sequence ATGGGTACATTTGAAAAGGTAGTGAATAGAAAAAACACAAAGTCTGTGAAGTGGGATATGGTTAAAAAGCTCTATGGGTCCAATGAAGTGATTCCAATGTGGGTTGCAGATATGGATTTTCCAGTCCCTAATGCTGTTACAGAAACACTTTCAGAACGAGTTTCCCATCAAATATATGGGTACACATTAACCGATGCTAACGTGAATCAATCTGTCATGAACTGGGTAAAGCGTCGTCATCAATGGGACATCGATGAGAATTGGATTGTCTATAGCCCAGGCGTTATTACAACCTTGCATTTAGCTGTTCAAGCCTATACAGAACCTGGAGATGCCATTCTTATTCAAACACCGGTTTATGCACCTTTTTACGACCTAGTAAATCTCCATGACCGCAAGCTATTAACAAATCCTTTGGAGCTAAGAAGCGGAAAATATGAAATTAATTTTAACCATCTGGAAACCCAATTCCAAAAAGGAGTAAAAGCCTTTATTTTAAGTAATCCGCATAACCCTGTAGGGCGAGTTTGGACAAAAGAAGAATTAACAAGGATGGCGAAGCTCTGCGAGCAATATGACGTCCTTATTTTATCTGATGAAATCCATGCAGACCTTATCCATCAACCAAATAGTCATATTCCAATCGCCTCTCTTTGTCAAGAGATTGCAAATAGAACGATTACTTGCATGTCTCCAACCAAGACCTTTAACCTAGCTGGACTCCGCATTTCTTTTGCTATCATTTCTAATAAAGAGAAAAAGCTACTCTTAAAAAAACAGTTTAAAAAACAAGGCCTCGGCATTTTAAACACAATGGGAATCCTAGCACTTGAGGCTGCTTATCAAGAGGGAGAAGAATGGTTAGAGGAATTACTTGAGGTGCTTGACACTAATATCTCACTAGTTCGGGATGCGTTTTCTACTCGTGATGAAATCACTTTAATTGAACCAGAAGGCACATATTTACTCTGGTTAGATTGCCGAGCAATGAGGTTGTCGCAAAAAGAATTAAAGCAATTTATGCAAGAGGATGCCAAAGTGGGGTTAAATGATGGAATTGAGTTTGGAAAAGAAGGGGAAGGATTTATGCGAATCAATGTCGCTTGTCCAACAGAAACTCTTCATCTTGGGTTAAATAGAATCTTGGAGGCACTGCATAAAAGAGCGTTATAG